GACCTGGGCACGCCAGTGGCGATTGATATCATAGCTGGCCATCACATCACCCACGGTGTAATCGTCGACAGTGGTATCACCATCAACGGTTTCACCCACGTAACGTAAACCAGCTCCCACCTTCAGGCCATGCAGTCCACCAGTGAAGGCATAGTCCAGCCAGGTTGATGCCATATGACGCGGAATCAATGGCGCTCGGTCACCATTCTCGAGCTCCGCATCGGCGTAGGTATAAGCCGCGGTGAGGCGCAAATTATCTGTAAGGTAGCCGACTGATTCGATTTCTACGCCCTGGGACTGACGCTCTCCTTCCTGCACCTGGATACCCTGTGGAGAGGTCACTAGAGTGTTGGATTCCTCAATATCGTAGAGGGCCAAAGTCACGTAACCATCCCAGCCGACAGGCGCATACTTGACACCCAATTCCCACTGTTTGCCTTCACGAGGCTCGTAAAGCGAACCGCCATCATCTACGGCAGTGATGGGTTCAAATGATTCTGTGTAGCTCAAGTAGGGATTGAGGCCGATATCACTGAGATACATGACGCCGCCGGACCAGGAAACCTGGTTGTCATCGGCACGTTCCTTGACCCCAGTGGTTTCGTTGACATTGTCCGTATCAGCCATGTCATAGCGAACCCCACCCAGGAAGACCCAATGGTCATCCAGTCGGAACTGATCCTGTACGTAGATCCCGGTCTGGTTCTTGTCGATCGCGCGATCGGTCATCTGATCATCAGTGATCGGCGTGTAATTACCATGCTGAGGATTGAACAGATCAATCGTGTCATAGGCAAAATCATCAAACTCCTTGCCTTCCAGTGACAGGTCCTGGTAATCGACCCCTATCAACAAGGTATTTTCAGTACGATCCGTGTACCACTTGCCGATCACGCGGTTATCCACGGTATAGCTTTCGATTTCACCATTGCGCTGCAGATGACCACGTGGTCCGGTACGCCCTGATGTCACTGGTGGATAAGTCGTTATATAAGTACTGCGCAAATCCAGGTCGAGATCGCTGTAACGGAAATCCTGTTCAAAGGACCAGGTATCATTGAAGGCGTGACTGAACTCGTAGCCAATGGCCGCCTGAGTTCGTTGGTCGCGATCATAGCCCGGCTCACCGTAGTTGGTCTGCGGGTCAACATGACCAAACGGCGTGTCATCAACAGTGCCATAGGGCAGTTTGAAAGCGTTGGTCGGTACCCCATCGTCTTTCTGCAGGCTGGCCAGTACCGTCAGTTGGGTATCATCGGAGATGTCCCATTCCAGGCTCGGGGCAATGTAATAGCGGTCGTTGTGCGTATCGTTCAAGTCTCCGTCACGTTCCTTGTAGACCGTTACGATGCGATAGCGCACGTCTTCACTGAGCGGCGCGGAGACATCCACTCCTACCTGGCGATGATCACGGTTACCCGCCTGCACTTGAATCTGGCCAAAAGGCTCATCGGTCGGACGCTTGCTGATGGCATTGATCAGGCCTCCGGGAGGCGCCTCACCATAGAGAATCGATGAAGGACCCTTGAATACCTCAACTCGCTCCAGTCCATAAGGCTCCGGCAGCCACTGATAGTACCCCTCGCGATAGAGGCGCAACCCATCCTGGTAGGTGGACTGATCAAAACCACGAACCTTGAACCAGTCGGTGTTGTTGTCCGATCCGTACATGCCCGCCAACACTCCAGCGCGATAGCGGAAGGTCTCATCGAGCTGTTGGACATTGCGCTCCTCGAGTTCTTCCTGATCTACGACAGAAACAGGGCGCGGGGTCTCGGCCAACGGCGTCTCGACCTTGAGCGCAGTCGCGGAAACAACCATGGTGTCACTGCCGACATCGGTGACCTCTTCTGTCACCTCCTCGGTCTGAGCAACGGCGGCTGGTGCCAGACCAACCAGACAGAGACCAAAGCCACAGCGTACCGCAACGGCGAGCGGCGATAGTCTCAGGTGGGGAGCAGAGCAAGTCATGTTTTTTATCTCGAATTGCGGCTGTTATTGGGGAGCTATCAACAGAAGAACGGATAGGAAGCGGGTTGCGTGATGAAATCGTCAACCACATGCTAATCATTAACATTTGTAAACGCAATCAAGGTGCAATCTTACTGATACTCTCACCAGCCCGGCAGCATTCGCCAATTTCTGCGCCATCTCGCTGATCTTATGCAGTACCTTTTACTAACTGCAGCCCTGACTGGCTCGAGCCGCCCCAGCAATGGCCGAGACAGAGGGCAGCCCCTTCGGCGGCTACCAACCCCGCTGGCGGGACACAGCCATCCAGCTTGCGCGACTGTCCCCGGTTTTTTTGATCGCAGGCACCTCAAACACCGTCGAGGTGCGCCACTGCATCCTGGCTGACGGCATCGCGTTTAGCGCCGGTCAGTTCGCTGAGTTTCCCCTGACGCATTTCCAACAGCCGATCGGCATACTGAAAGTAATGGTCATCATGACTGATGGCGATGATGGTCTTGCCCATCTGCTTCAGGCGCGGCAACAGATCGCGATAGAAGATACGGCGGAATTGCGGATCCTGATCTGCCGCCCACTCATCGAGTAGCAGGATGTCACGCTGTTCAGCGACAGCCATCAACAGCGCCAGGCGCTTGCGCTGCCCCTGAGACAACTCTGGGTTGGAGATTCGCTGATCATCGAAACGCAGCTTCTCGTGCATCACCAGCCAGTTCAGCCAATCATCAACCAACTGCGGGTCCGCTTGCTCTCCGCCGGGCCCCACCAACTGATCGAACTGATGAAAGTCGGTAAATACTGCCGAGAAGCGCTGCCGATAGGCGGTGAGTTGATCAGCTGTCACCGGCTTACCATCAAGAAGAACCTCACCAGCGATCGGGCGATAGAGGCCCGTCAACAGCCTTGCCAATGTGGACTTACCGCTGCCGTTGCCGCCGATCAGGAACACCAGTTCACCACGTTGCAGAGTCAAATCAATGGGCCCCACAACAAAACCGTCACCAGCATCGCCAGACGAATACTGAAAGCTCACAGCGGACATCGACAATGTCTGCCAGTCATTCTGCGAGGCTTCCTGCACATGGAAGTCTTCGTCATCCTCGGCCAGCCGTAATTGGCGCAGTTTGTTGAAGGCAACCTGAGCGCTGAGCAAGGTTGGCAACGCGCCCACCGCCTGAAGCAGAGGCGTGCGCAGAAACAACAGCGTCAGCGAGTAGGTCGCGGCAACGCCGGTACTGGCCCAACCAAGGCCATTGGCGAGAAAGAACACGATACCGATGGCCCCCAGCATCATGATATTCGACCAGTTGACCGCACTCAGATGGTAAGTATCGGCACGCACGACCTGATCGCGATATTCGCGCGCGTTGACCGCAAAGGAGTCCTCAAACAGTCGGCGAGCGCGACCTCGGTTGAGCGTCAGCTCCTTGCGGCCATGAATCACCGATTCGAAGTCACGATAGAGTCGCTCCTCGGTCTCCCGCACCCTGGCCAGATGGCGATATACGCGTGCCACCAACAACGAACCACCGACGATGGTGACAGCCACCCACAGTGATGTAATCAGCAACAGTCCCGGTGACAGCCAACCTAGATAAAGCGCTGAACCAATCGTCAGCACAATGCCTTGAACCAACTCCGGCAGACGTACGAAGGCAATCGTGATATTGCGTACATCACTCGACAGGCTGGCCAGAAGTTCAGCACTGCCCAGAGCTTCGAGACGCTCGATATCAGTGTCGAGAATGCGTTTCACCAGACGGCTACGCAGGCCATAGACAAAATGATGGCCAAGCAGCGTCAAGGCCAACTGTGACGCCAACGTCACCACCAACAACACGAGGATGATGCCGAGAAACTCAGGTAGCACTCCGATGGGATCGCCAACATTTTCGATCAGACGCCGATTGATGAAGGCGATGGCACCTATGCCCAGCCCCGCACTGGCCAGACTGAGCACCATCACACCAATGAACGGCCAACGATAATGGCGATAAACAACAGACAACAATTCCAAGAGCGTACCTCGTGAACCAGCACCACTATACAGGGGCGACTGGGCGTTTGATGTAATCCAGACCAACAGCTGATGCGGTGCGGCATTGTCTCGCAGCCCGTTGCTCGTGAAAAGCATTCGCATCATTTGTCATCAGTATCGATATATCGACCTTCCGAACGGTTGAGCACAGTCAAGGATTGAACTCTGGTCACGGTGTATCATCTACTTGATACAAAGCCGTTTTCCCCTGCAGCGATGTTTCTGCTGGAGGGCACCAAGGAGCAATACCCATGACTCAAGCTCGAATTCTCGTCAGAACTCTCACCAGTACCCTGCTGGTCGGCAGCCTGCTCACCACTGGTGCGGCACTTGCCACCGAAGAAGACAACCAGGGACAAAACAACCAGGAGCAAGACAACCAGGGGCTCTACTCCGCCAACGAACTGATTGGCGCCGATGTTTTTGCCGCTGACACGGTGTCCGAGGCGGTGGGTGAGGTCGAAGACGTACTATTCGACAACAACATGCAGCTGGCTGCGCTTGTCGTCGAGAGCGGCAGCGTACTCGATGCCGAACATCGTCAGTTTGTCGTTGAAACCGGCAAGTTCAGTGTCGAAACCCACAATGGCGACAACCTCGACAACATGGTGTACGAAGTGCACCTGACACTCGCCCAGGAAGCAGTCAGTGAGCAGCCGGAATACACCAACAACTGGTGGAACGACACCAAGGACAGCCTGAACCAGGCGTGGGAGAGCACTCAGGAAGGTGCCTCAAGTGCCTGGGACGCGACCAGGGAAGCGACCTCCAACATGTTGGATTCCGCAGGTAGCACCATTCAGGGTTGGGGCGACAAGATTCAGGAATCCGCCGACAAGGCGGAGAACTGAGTTTTCAATAACCCAATCTCCCTGCTACTCCGCTGTATCGCACTTCCCACATGATGTGGGAAGTGCGTTTCCTTTAGTCCTTCAAGCCCTTGCCAAACCCGCCAACAGTGGCTTGCCGGTGACCGGATCCTCCACCAGCGTGCAATCAACATCATATAGCTTGCGCACCAGGCGCGGCGTCACAATCGCGGCAGGACATCCTTCGGCCACCACTTGCCCGTCACGCATGGCGATCAGGTGGTCCGCGTAGCGGCAGGCATTGGTCAGATCGTGAACCACCATGACCACGGTGCGTCCCTCGCGGACCAATTGGCGCAGCAACTCGAAGACTTCCAATTGATGGCCGAGGTCCAGTGCCGAGGTTGGCTCATCCAACAGGATGACCGGTGTCTGCTGGGCGATCGTCATGGCAATCCATGCCCGTTGCCGCTGTCCACCCGATAGCGTGTCCAGAGTGCGATCGGCCAGCTCTTCAAGCCCTGCCGCCGCCAGTGCCTCCCCCACCACCCGCTGATCCTCATCACTCCACTGCTGCCACCAGGCCTGATGCGGCTGGCGTCCGAAGCGAATCAAGTCGGTGACGGTCAATCCTTCCGGCGCCAGCGCCTCCTGAGGCAACAGGGCGACTCTTCTCGCCAGCTCCGCCGAGCTCAGGCCGCGAATATCATGACCATCGAGCAACACCCGTCCCGCCGCCGGCGCATGCAGTCGCGCCAGCCCCGCCAGCAAGGTCGACTTGCCACAGCCGTTGGGGCCCACGATGGCGGTCAGTTGGCCGCTGGGCAGTCCCAACTCCAGCTCGTCGATCACCGTATAACGACCATGACGCAGCGTCAGAGCCTCGACCGCATAGGGCAGAAGGTGTTCCGGGAGCTGATCCGCTGCGTTGCTCAGAGGTTGAGTGGCTGTCGAAGGGTCATGCATGGAATTACCTTGAAGGAGAAGAACGCAATAGAATCCACAGCAGCCAAGGGCCTCCGACCACCGCAGTAACAATACCCACCGGCAGTTCCAGTGGAGCCAGCATCAGGCGCCCACAGAGATCCGCCAACACCATCACCAGAGCCCCTGCCAGCGCCGATGCCAGTATCGGCACCTGACGCGGAGAGCCCAGTGAACGGGCAATTTCCGGGCCGATCAGGCTGACCATGCCAATGGGCCCCGCGACAGCCACCGCAAGGCCAGTCAACACCACCGACGTTACCAATACCTGCACGCGGCGGCGTTGTATGGGAACGCCCAGGCTGGTCGCCACCGCATCGGAAAAGCGCATCAAACCCAGAGAGCGCGCCAACCACACGGCGACCGGCATCCCGAGTAGCAAACCGATCAACAGCACCAGCGTGGCGTGCGGTGGTCGACTGTTGAGGCTACCCACCGTCCAGGGCCAGGCGGCATTGGCCAGGTCGATCGCCGAGCGCGCCAGCATCAGTTGTGTCAAGGCAGCGAAGACCGCACCGACACCAATACCAGCGACAATAAAGCGGTAACCACGTGCGCCACCGCCCACCGACAGACCAAAGGTAATCACCGCCGCTGTCGCCGCTCCGGCCAACGCCATGGCCGAAGGAGCCAGGCTCAACCCTACTCCCACCACCGAGGCCACGGCGAAGGCGGTCGCCCCATTATCGATACCGATGATGCCTGGTGTTGCCAGGCGGTTACGTGCCAGTGTCTGCATCAGACAGCCGGCCACCGCAAAGGCCGCGCCCGTTGCCAGCGCTGCCACCAGCCGCGGAAGTCTCAGTTGCTCAACCACGAAGCGAGGCATGGCCTCCCCTTCGCCGCGGATGAGCTGCCACAGCGCAGCAGGAGTCACCGTGATATTCCCTAGACTCAGGTAGGCCATGCTTGCGACCAGCAGCACAACCGACAACGTCAGCAGTGCGGCAACGTTGCGCTGATCGATCAAGAGGCTAAAGCGACCTCGACGCCACCACCAGTAGCCCTGTGGCCGCCCGGCAGAAAGGGTTGGACGTTGGTCCACAGGCGATTGCCTTGCTGAAGAACGATGTGCCCTCAAGCCCCTCTGCTCCTTCACAACACTCTGTTCAGTCACTGGCTCCGGGCCCCTCACTGGTTCTGAGTTCCATCATGATTGCTGACTCGGGTATCGGTGCCAACATCATGAGAGCGTGGGTAGTCGCCGAGCACGCACCACTGCGATCAACACCGGTGCTCCGCAGATAGCAGTCAGGACCCCAAGGGGAAGCTCGGAAGGTGCCACCAGACGCCGTGACAGAATATCCGCCAGCAATACCAGCAACGGCCCCAGCGGCAAACATAACCACAGGGTACGGCGTAGATCCGGGCCACATAGCGAGCGGGCAAGAAACGGTACAACCAATCCGATAAAGGCGATTGGTCCGGCAATGGCAGTGGCGCCACCGACCAGCAACGCCACAATGGCCACCGACAGCAGACGTAGTCGCCCCGGATGATGCCCTAGCCCTGCACTGGCACGCTCACCAAGTGCAAGACTCGACAGCGGGCGTACCAACACCAGCAATACCAGCCCAGCCAACGCCATGCTCGGCAATACCGCCAACAGATCGTCAAGGCGGCGGCCAGACAGACTTCCCACTACCCAGAAGCGGATTTCATCCGCCGCACGTTGATCCATCAGCAACAACAGCGACGTCAGAGCCGCCAGTAGACTGGAGAAAGCGACTCCCGCCAGTACCAGACGCACCGGGTCATTTCCGACACCACGCAGTCGTGTCACGCTCAACACACAAGCACAACCCAGCAAGGCCCCCAACTGGGCGACACCGACGCGCAGCTCCATCATGCTGGCTCCCAGTGACAGCATCACTGCCACTGCCAATGCACTGCCGGCGCTGACGCCCAACAGCCCCGGTTCGGCGAGTGGATTACGCGAGATGACCTGCAACAAGGCACCGGATACCGCCAGAGCAGCTCCCACGACAATCCCTACCAGAGTTCGCGGCAACCGCAAGTGCCATACGGTAAAGGCGGCATCGACATCTTCGGCACCAGACAGTGCACCAACAGAACGCCACACACCAACATCGCCAGCCCCTATCACAAGGCTAGCGACACAGACCATCAACAGTAATATCAGCGCCGCCCTCATCGGGCGGCGCAAGGGATCATCGATCATCACGATTCATCAGTTATCACGGTGTCGTATTGCCGGTTACCGCTGACTCGATGTCATCGAGCACGGCCTGAGCGGCCAGCGGACCACTGGCGCTGGTCCAGAGTTGCCCGTCTACCGGTACCACGCGATCTCGAGAAACCACCGAGAGACGACGGAAGGCTTGCGTCTCCCGCGCCGTATTCAACGCCTCGAGTCCATCCTCATTGAGCGTGGCAAGGAACAACCAATCACCATCGATCTGGGGCAAGGCTTCCAGACTCAGCGGGTCGCTATGCGGTCGTCCTTCGCTAACCAGACCACTGTCATCAACCGTGAAACCTGCAGCACTCAACATACCGGTGGAAAACAGCTGCGTTGACATCACCAGCGGCCCCTGCGGCATCCAGCGCACCAGGTGAGTGTCTGGTGCAGTGCCTTCGGCATCGGTGTGGGCGTTCTCGAGCTGAGAGTTGGAAACGCTGGCCTTCAACTGAGCGGCACGCGCTTCGATATCCGCCAGGGCGTCGTCGATCTGCTCCTCTCTACCCAGCGCGGCACCAAACAGACGGGATTCGCTCTGCCATGCATCGGGCGTAAATCCCGCCGACGGAGGTACCACTGTCGGCGCCACCTGCGAGAGCAACGCATACTGCTCCTCGGGAAGACGTGGCGAGGCCAGAATCAGATCCGGTGCCAATGCCACCACCGCCTCGAGATTGGTCTCTCCGGCCAGACCAACCATTTGAATATCGGGTACCTGGTCGCGCAGATAACCGGCTACCTGCTGGCCACCACGCGTGGCAATCGCTCCCACCGGGGTCACACCAACCGCCAGAGATGCATCCAGCGCCCCCTCGTACAACGTGACGACACGCTGCGGATCGTCATTGACTTCCACTGCGCCGAAAGCCGTGTCCAGCGTGCGAGCCATGGCCGGCGTCAGGCTGGTGCCGAGGACGGCGAGCGCAAGCATCCCACGCAGCAGGATCGTGGTGGTAGACATTGGTTCTTCCTTTTATTGGTCTTCCTTCGTACCGGAAAAGCTGTTGCCAGGTAGCAGGATGGAAGCGACAAGGTTCATGAATACAAATCATTTACATTACATTATTCGCTAGATCACCCCTGCCTGTCACGGGACGCCCTGTTGCAGTTTACGCAACGCAACGATCCAGATTACAAATTGTAACTGTGTGTTAAATGATAATACAATGCAGAGGATATCAATAACCATTACCATTCAAGGGTAGTATCAGATATGAAAAGTACGACCCAGCTCCTCCCGGGATCACACCTGTTCCGCCAATTGGTGCTGACTACGGCAGCCCTGCCACTGACCGCTTTCGCTCAGGAGAACGTGGAAAACCTCGACACTGTCGTGGTGACAGCCTCCGGCTTCGAGCAGGCACTGGTAGAGGCGCCTGCCAGTATCTCGGTGATCACCCGGGAAGAACTCGAGAAAAAGAGCATCAACAGCATTGCTGACGCATTGCGTGATGCCGTGGGTGTCGATGTGGGAGGCCAGGTGGGCAAGACTGGTGGTCGTAATATCAGTATTCGCGGCATGCCCAGCGAATACACGCTGATCCTGATCGATGGCCGTCGCCAGAACACGGCGGGCAGCGTTACTCCCAACGGCTTCGGGGAAACCTCGACCAGCTTCTTCCCGCCGGTAGCCAGCATCGAGCGTATCGAAGTGATCCGGGGCCCGATGTCCACACTCTACGGCTCCGATGCCATGGGTGGAGTCATCAATATCATCACTCGCAAGATCGGCCGCGAATGGGCTGGGTCATTGGGAGCGGAAAGCACCTTCAATCAACATGACGAGTTCGGCGATAGCCGCGCCTTCAATGTCTACACCTCCGGACCGATCGTCAAAGATACCCTCGGCATCCAATTGCGTGGACGTTTCTACGATCGTTCCGCCTCGGAGCTGACCTATACCGATGGCGACGGCAACGAGCAGCTCGTCAGTCAGCGCGGCCCCAGTCCGGTAGAGGGTGATGTCTACGATGTCGGCGGAAAACTCACCCTGACTCCCAATGTCGATCATGATCTATGGCTGGATGGCAGTATCAGTCGCCAGCGCTACAACAACGACGAGTGTCAGTTGGGTACCCTGGATGGACGTACCCGCCGGGGTTGCCTACCAGATCCGGGCAAGGCCAATGGCTATTCCGATGAATTGCGCTTCGAGCGCGAACAATTGGCGATCGGCCACACCGGACGCTTCACGGCGGGCACGTTGGAATCCAGTTTGATGCGCAATACCACCGAAACCACTGGCAGAACGCTGCCGGGCGATGAAGGTGTTGCTTATGACAGTTTCCCGTCGCTGATTGGTGGTGATCCACGCCAGCTCGAGACCACCAACACCGTGCTGGACAGCAAGTTCGTCATGCCGCTGGACGAGCATATGGTCAGCATCGGTGGCCAATGGATGGACTCCGAACTGGATGACGGTCTGGCTCTGGATACCTTCGAGCAAACCACCTGGGCGGTGTTCGCCGAAGATGAGTGGTGGCTGCTGGATGATCTGGCACTTACCGCGGGTCTACGCTACGACCACCACGATGCCTTCGGTAGCCAACTGAGTCCGCGTGCGTACCTGGTATGGAATGCCAACGAAGAGTGGACGCTGAAGGGTGGCGTCAGCCGCGGCTACAAGACGCCGACGCTCAATGCTCTGCATGGTGGTATCAATGGCGTCACTGGACAGGGCACCATTCTGACCATCGGCAACCCGGACCTGAAGCCGGAAACCAGCACCAGTAGTGAGCTGGGCGTCAACTATGACAACCACAGTGGCTTCATGGCCAGTGCCACGCTGTTCCATAACCGCTTCGACGACAAGATCGCCGATGGCCCGGACATCTTCGTCGACAACAATCCTGTTATCCCGACCGGTGTCTACGGCCAGGATATCAATATCGACGAGGCCATCACCCAGGGGATCGAGCTGTCCACTCGCGTGGCGCTGACATCGGCAGTGGACCTCACCGCCAACTACACCTACACCGATAGCGAGCAGAAGAGTGGTGAACAGGCCGGTGAGCCGCTGACCGACACACCGGAGCATGCCGTCAATACCACGCTGCGCTGGCAGGCCACGAGTCAGTTCAGCACCTGGTTGTCCGCCGAGTATCGGAGCGAGCGCTACCGCAACCGCGACCGAGTGCGTGGCAACCCCTCCTTTGATGACCTCGGTGACTTCAAGGCCTATACGCTGTTCCATCTCGGCGGCAGCTATGAGGTAACCGACAACATCATCCTCGACGCGACGATCTACAACCTGTTCGACAAGGACTTCATCGATTACCGCGCCTATGACGACGGCACCAGCTACGGCAATGTCTACGCCAATAGCGAGGAAGGACGTCGGCTGTGGCTGTCGGCGCGCTACGAATTCTGATCTCTCCCGGCATGAAACACGCCAGCCCCAGCTCTTCTGTCCGGGGCTGGCGTGGCAACATGTAACGACAAGCGTCCGTCTCTAGAAATCGACGCTCAGTCCCAGCCAGAAGCGACGCCCATCCTCGACATAGCCGTACTCGTCGTAGGTGATGTCTTCGTCGAACAGGTTGTAGATGCCAACATTGACCTTGGCGGCATCCGTCAGTTGATAGCCAAGGCCGGTGTCCACAAAGGTGTAGGACGGCGCCACAATGCTGCTGGATGAAGGCCCTGTTGTCGGCTGGCTCTCCTCGCCGCGATAGGTCACGCGAGTCCATTGATCGAGACGCTCATTGACGTCCCAGTCGAGCGTCGCAGAGACCTGGTGTTTGGGTAACTGGGTCAAGGGATCGCCCTTGTACTCACCGCTCTTCTGCTCGCTATCGGTGTAGGTGTAGCTGGTGGCCAGCTCCAGTGATTCACCGATCGGTGTCGAGAGCGACAGTTCCACCCCCTGGGTCACCGCTTCATCGACGTTGATGCGATAAGTGGGATCGGAGCCGAAATCATTGGCCCCATCGGGGCACACATCCGCCGGGCAGGCCACGCGAGTGATCTTGTCGTCGAAATCGTTGTGGAACACAGTCGCGCTCGCCGCCAGGCCGCTGTCGGCGTTATAGAGCAGCGCCAGCTCCTTGTTGATGGAGGTTTCCGGCTCGAGGTCAGGATTGCCGTAGATATCTCCACCACGACTGGTCTGCCCCCAGTCAGGCGTGATCTCACGCAGACTAGGGGAGCGATAGCCAGTGGATACACCGCCCTTGAGCGTCCAGTGAGGGGCCA
This Halomonas huangheensis DNA region includes the following protein-coding sequences:
- a CDS encoding iron-siderophore ABC transporter substrate-binding protein; this encodes MSTTTILLRGMLALAVLGTSLTPAMARTLDTAFGAVEVNDDPQRVVTLYEGALDASLAVGVTPVGAIATRGGQQVAGYLRDQVPDIQMVGLAGETNLEAVVALAPDLILASPRLPEEQYALLSQVAPTVVPPSAGFTPDAWQSESRLFGAALGREEQIDDALADIEARAAQLKASVSNSQLENAHTDAEGTAPDTHLVRWMPQGPLVMSTQLFSTGMLSAAGFTVDDSGLVSEGRPHSDPLSLEALPQIDGDWLFLATLNEDGLEALNTARETQAFRRLSVVSRDRVVPVDGQLWTSASGPLAAQAVLDDIESAVTGNTTP
- a CDS encoding PRC-barrel domain-containing protein, giving the protein MTQARILVRTLTSTLLVGSLLTTGAALATEEDNQGQNNQEQDNQGLYSANELIGADVFAADTVSEAVGEVEDVLFDNNMQLAALVVESGSVLDAEHRQFVVETGKFSVETHNGDNLDNMVYEVHLTLAQEAVSEQPEYTNNWWNDTKDSLNQAWESTQEGASSAWDATREATSNMLDSAGSTIQGWGDKIQESADKAEN
- a CDS encoding ABC transporter ATP-binding protein codes for the protein MHDPSTATQPLSNAADQLPEHLLPYAVEALTLRHGRYTVIDELELGLPSGQLTAIVGPNGCGKSTLLAGLARLHAPAAGRVLLDGHDIRGLSSAELARRVALLPQEALAPEGLTVTDLIRFGRQPHQAWWQQWSDEDQRVVGEALAAAGLEELADRTLDTLSGGQRQRAWIAMTIAQQTPVILLDEPTSALDLGHQLEVFELLRQLVREGRTVVMVVHDLTNACRYADHLIAMRDGQVVAEGCPAAIVTPRLVRKLYDVDCTLVEDPVTGKPLLAGLARA
- a CDS encoding FecCD family ABC transporter permease produces the protein MIDDPLRRPMRAALILLLMVCVASLVIGAGDVGVWRSVGALSGAEDVDAAFTVWHLRLPRTLVGIVVGAALAVSGALLQVISRNPLAEPGLLGVSAGSALAVAVMLSLGASMMELRVGVAQLGALLGCACVLSVTRLRGVGNDPVRLVLAGVAFSSLLAALTSLLLLMDQRAADEIRFWVVGSLSGRRLDDLLAVLPSMALAGLVLLVLVRPLSSLALGERASAGLGHHPGRLRLLSVAIVALLVGGATAIAGPIAFIGLVVPFLARSLCGPDLRRTLWLCLPLGPLLVLLADILSRRLVAPSELPLGVLTAICGAPVLIAVVRARRLPTLS
- a CDS encoding multidrug ABC transporter permease/ATP-binding protein encodes the protein MELLSVVYRHYRWPFIGVMVLSLASAGLGIGAIAFINRRLIENVGDPIGVLPEFLGIILVLLVVTLASQLALTLLGHHFVYGLRSRLVKRILDTDIERLEALGSAELLASLSSDVRNITIAFVRLPELVQGIVLTIGSALYLGWLSPGLLLITSLWVAVTIVGGSLLVARVYRHLARVRETEERLYRDFESVIHGRKELTLNRGRARRLFEDSFAVNAREYRDQVVRADTYHLSAVNWSNIMMLGAIGIVFFLANGLGWASTGVAATYSLTLLFLRTPLLQAVGALPTLLSAQVAFNKLRQLRLAEDDEDFHVQEASQNDWQTLSMSAVSFQYSSGDAGDGFVVGPIDLTLQRGELVFLIGGNGSGKSTLARLLTGLYRPIAGEVLLDGKPVTADQLTAYRQRFSAVFTDFHQFDQLVGPGGEQADPQLVDDWLNWLVMHEKLRFDDQRISNPELSQGQRKRLALLMAVAEQRDILLLDEWAADQDPQFRRIFYRDLLPRLKQMGKTIIAISHDDHYFQYADRLLEMRQGKLSELTGAKRDAVSQDAVAHLDGV
- a CDS encoding TonB-dependent siderophore receptor, translated to MTCSAPHLRLSPLAVAVRCGFGLCLVGLAPAAVAQTEEVTEEVTDVGSDTMVVSATALKVETPLAETPRPVSVVDQEELEERNVQQLDETFRYRAGVLAGMYGSDNNTDWFKVRGFDQSTYQDGLRLYREGYYQWLPEPYGLERVEVFKGPSSILYGEAPPGGLINAISKRPTDEPFGQIQVQAGNRDHRQVGVDVSAPLSEDVRYRIVTVYKERDGDLNDTHNDRYYIAPSLEWDISDDTQLTVLASLQKDDGVPTNAFKLPYGTVDDTPFGHVDPQTNYGEPGYDRDQRTQAAIGYEFSHAFNDTWSFEQDFRYSDLDLDLRSTYITTYPPVTSGRTGPRGHLQRNGEIESYTVDNRVIGKWYTDRTENTLLIGVDYQDLSLEGKEFDDFAYDTIDLFNPQHGNYTPITDDQMTDRAIDKNQTGIYVQDQFRLDDHWVFLGGVRYDMADTDNVNETTGVKERADDNQVSWSGGVMYLSDIGLNPYLSYTESFEPITAVDDGGSLYEPREGKQWELGVKYAPVGWDGYVTLALYDIEESNTLVTSPQGIQVQEGERQSQGVEIESVGYLTDNLRLTAAYTYADAELENGDRAPLIPRHMASTWLDYAFTGGLHGLKVGAGLRYVGETVDGDTTVDDYTVGDVMASYDINRHWRAQVNVSNVTDEEYVASCDYWCYYGESRSVIGSLTYNF
- a CDS encoding FecCD family ABC transporter permease, whose amino-acid sequence is MDQRPTLSAGRPQGYWWWRRGRFSLLIDQRNVAALLTLSVVLLVASMAYLSLGNITVTPAALWQLIRGEGEAMPRFVVEQLRLPRLVAALATGAAFAVAGCLMQTLARNRLATPGIIGIDNGATAFAVASVVGVGLSLAPSAMALAGAATAAVITFGLSVGGGARGYRFIVAGIGVGAVFAALTQLMLARSAIDLANAAWPWTVGSLNSRPPHATLVLLIGLLLGMPVAVWLARSLGLMRFSDAVATSLGVPIQRRRVQVLVTSVVLTGLAVAVAGPIGMVSLIGPEIARSLGSPRQVPILASALAGALVMVLADLCGRLMLAPLELPVGIVTAVVGGPWLLWILLRSSPSR